One part of the Nostoc sp. PCC 7120 = FACHB-418 genome encodes these proteins:
- the ychF gene encoding redox-regulated ATPase YchF gives MLRAGIVGLPNVGKSTLFNAVVANAKAEAANFPFCTIEPNVGVVAVPDERLNVLSQISGSAQIIPARVEFVDIAGLVKGASQGEGLGNQFLSHIREVDAIVHVVRCFENDDIIHVAGSVDPARDIEIISIELGLSDLAQIERRIERTRKQARTSKDAQFEVTVLEKLAAALNEGKSVRQISLTEEEAEIIKGLGLLTNKPIIYAANVSEEELATGNEFVERVRQVAAQENAQVVVVSAQVEAELVELPEEDKADFLESLGVKEGGLKSLIRATYELLGLRTYFTSGPKETRAWTINAGMSAPQAAGVIHSDFERGFIRAETVAYNDLVANGSLSAAKEKGLVRSEGKEYIVQEGDVMLFRFNV, from the coding sequence ATGCTAAGAGCCGGAATTGTCGGACTTCCCAACGTTGGAAAATCTACTTTATTTAATGCTGTAGTCGCTAATGCCAAAGCAGAAGCGGCTAACTTCCCATTCTGCACAATTGAACCGAATGTCGGTGTAGTTGCAGTCCCAGATGAGCGGCTAAATGTGCTTTCACAAATTTCCGGTTCGGCACAAATTATTCCCGCACGAGTTGAGTTTGTGGATATTGCCGGCTTAGTGAAAGGCGCAAGCCAAGGTGAAGGATTAGGTAATCAATTTTTATCTCATATCCGAGAAGTTGATGCGATCGTTCATGTAGTACGTTGTTTTGAAAATGATGATATCATCCACGTTGCTGGTTCAGTTGACCCAGCCAGAGATATTGAAATTATTAGTATCGAATTGGGTTTATCAGATTTAGCCCAGATTGAACGCCGGATTGAACGCACACGTAAGCAAGCGCGCACCAGCAAAGATGCACAATTTGAGGTAACAGTCTTAGAAAAGTTAGCTGCTGCCTTAAATGAAGGTAAATCAGTGCGGCAAATAAGTTTAACTGAAGAAGAAGCCGAAATTATTAAGGGACTGGGACTATTGACAAATAAGCCGATTATTTACGCGGCTAATGTTTCTGAAGAAGAATTAGCAACTGGTAATGAATTTGTGGAAAGAGTCCGCCAAGTTGCAGCCCAGGAAAATGCTCAAGTTGTGGTTGTTTCTGCTCAAGTAGAAGCAGAACTGGTGGAATTACCGGAAGAAGACAAGGCTGATTTTTTGGAATCTTTAGGGGTAAAAGAAGGCGGATTAAAATCTCTGATTCGTGCTACTTATGAGCTATTGGGATTACGGACTTATTTCACCAGTGGCCCAAAAGAAACCCGTGCTTGGACAATCAATGCAGGAATGTCAGCACCTCAAGCCGCAGGTGTAATTCACTCTGATTTTGAGCGAGGATTTATTCGTGCGGAAACCGTTGCATACAATGATTTAGTCGCAAATGGTTCTCTGAGTGCTGCGAAAGAAAAAGGGTTAGTTCGTAGTGAAGGTAAAGAATATATTGTGCAGGAAGGCGATGTGATGTTATTCCGATTTAACGTCTAA